A single Primulina eburnea isolate SZY01 chromosome 11, ASM2296580v1, whole genome shotgun sequence DNA region contains:
- the LOC140804534 gene encoding E3 ubiquitin-protein ligase RSL1-like — MEDQRVIVDGSNVNEIRAKLDEDEFRSCCEDDDELKDLEVKNLDELSVKMYFKGISVANLGDSGSGISGIGVVIEKSGDASPLRVQKKLDFYVEESTADYLALLDGLSVAVEKNITRVLALTDSQAMYDQITRGEVIANPLLLALRRRILEHADSMESFVLKIAPTVDQALQLAQVAIGVVSFPTEGAKVTEMCTICCEEKLSSMMLTIKCSHTFCSRCLRTHVEEKVQSFQVPIRCPQPKCKYCISSSECRSFLPVTSYESLEKALKESKFLISDKIYCPYPNCSVLLDPKEHFSTRASSSSQSDDICMECPVCQRFICVDCGVPWHSSVTCEEYQNLQLEERDAGDITLHRLAQNKRWRHCQQCRGVIELTHGCSHMTCWCGHEFCFSCGAEYRDGQQTCLCALWDEDYSDELATYQTQHFEQWAWDSFESLPMTMDAYSEQERSQLALIHRFLAGSFSLTDNQPYHSPPRCTDSYVDAMKDLNQLPWLERFVSVINDNYYEDLIQ, encoded by the exons ATGGAGGATCAAAGAGTGATTGTCGATGGTTCTAATGTTAATGAAATTAGAGCGAAGCTTGACGAAGATGAGTTCAGAAGTTGTTGTGAGGATGATGATGAATTGAAGGATTTAGAAGTCAAGAATCTTGATGAACTTTCAGTGAAAATGTATTTCAAGGGTATATCTGTTGCTAATCTTGGAGATTCTGGTTCTGGGATTTCTGGAATCGGAGTGGTGATAGAGAAGTCTGGCGATGCTTCTCCGCTTCGAGTCCAGAAAAAGCTTGATTTCTACGTAGAAGAATCCACCGCAGATTATTTAGCTTTACTGGATGGTCTCTCTGTTGCTGTGGAGAAAAATATCACGCGGGTGCTTGCCTTGACCGATTCTCAAGCCATGTATGATCAG ATCACCCGTGGAGAAGTAATTGCAAATCCCCTTTTGTTGGCGCTGAGACGAAGGATCCTAGAACATGCTGATAGCATGGAATCCTTTGTTCTGAAAATTGCCCCAACGGTAGACCAGGCGTTACAGCTAGCACAGGTGGCTATTGGTGTTGTCTCCTTTCCTACAGAGGGAGCGAAAGTTACAGAAATGTGTACCATCTGTTGTGAGGAGAAGCTGTCTTCTATGATGCTTACAATTAAATGTTCCCACACATTTTGTTCCCGTTGTTTGAGAACACATGTCGAGGAAAAAGTGCAGTCTTTCCAAGTTCCCATTAGGTGCCCTCAGCCGAAATGCAAGTACTGTATTTCTTCTTCTGAATGTAGGTCTTTTCTTCCAGTTACCTCTTATGAATCTTTGGAGAAAGCCCTTAAAGAATCCAAGTTTCTGATCTCAGATAAGATTTATTGCCCATATCCTAATTGCTCGGTCTTGCTTGATCCTAAGGAACACTTTTCAACCCGAGCAAGTTCATCAAGTCAGTCAGACGACATTTGTATGGAATGTCCTGTTTGTCAGAGGTTTATATGTGTTGATTGTGGGGTTCCTTGGCATTCCTCAGTGACATGCGAAGAATATCAAAATCTGCAATTGGAGGAGAGGGATGCTGGTGACATAACCTTGCATCGATTGGCACAAAACAAAAGGTGGAGGCATTGCCAGCAGTGCCGGGGAGTGATTGAGCTCACTCATGGTTGCTCCCACATGACATGCTG GTGTGGTCATGAGTTCTGCTTTTCTTGTGGTGCGGAATATCGGGATGGCCAACAGACGTGTCTGTGTGCATTATGGGATGAAGATTACTCCGACGAATTGGCAACTTATCAAACTCAACACTTTGAACAATGGGCTTGGGATTCATTCGAATCACTTCCCATGACGATGGATGCATATTCAGAGCAAGAAAGATCACAACTGGCACTTATCCATAGGTTTCTCGCTGGAAGTTTCAGTTTGACCGATAACCAACCTTACCACTCCCCACCTCGATGTACAGATTCTTACGTCGATGCCATGAAGGATCTGAATCAACTGCCTTGGCTCGAAAGATTCGTGTCTGTTATTAATGATAATTACTATGAAGATCTCATCCAATGA